A part of Limihaloglobus sulfuriphilus genomic DNA contains:
- a CDS encoding DUF642 domain-containing protein produces the protein MCKTIITTIMVLALTVNANLIVNSGFEDPAVTATAYNLTGTDIPGWVIPDGYAVDLAHPSDKWVAASGDQSLALNALTYGKITQQIATIPQAIYELTFMYAGNPAIEGGIAKTLVTAAGSSQQYDFDTTGYTHADMGWTQQVLVFAATDNVTTVSFESLIDGINSPAIDDVSVVMTQIPEPAAIAILAIGGLFIRRKRI, from the coding sequence ATGTGTAAAACAATTATAACAACAATCATGGTACTTGCATTAACAGTAAATGCAAATCTCATCGTCAACAGCGGATTTGAAGATCCGGCGGTGACAGCAACGGCTTACAATCTGACAGGCACAGACATCCCCGGATGGGTTATACCGGACGGCTATGCAGTTGACCTGGCGCACCCAAGCGACAAATGGGTTGCGGCTTCGGGCGACCAGAGCCTGGCACTTAACGCCCTGACATATGGTAAGATTACTCAGCAGATAGCCACGATTCCACAGGCTATATATGAGCTGACTTTCATGTATGCGGGCAATCCTGCAATCGAGGGTGGAATTGCCAAGACTCTGGTTACAGCTGCGGGCTCATCACAGCAGTACGATTTTGACACCACCGGCTATACACACGCAGACATGGGCTGGACCCAGCAGGTGCTTGTTTTCGCCGCAACAGACAATGTAACAACGGTAAGTTTTGAAAGCCTTATCGATGGTATCAACAGCCCTGCTATAGATGATGTATCTGTTGTAATGACTCAAATCCCCGAGCCGGCTGCAATAGCTATACTGGCAATTGGCGGATTATTTATTCGCAGAAAACGAATTTAA
- a CDS encoding choice-of-anchor C family PEP-CTERM protein codes for MCKTIITTMMVLVMSVNANLIVNGGFEQPELTETAYLLSGSDIPGWTISEGYSVDLIYQDWAPASGDQSLALNGLDPGVISQQIATIPQAIYELTFMYAGNPEVVGGIVKTIVTAAGVSQQFDFDTTGYTRANMGWTQQVMNFSATEEVTTISFQSLIPGADSPAFDDVAVEMVQIPEPATMLLLAIGGIFAARKK; via the coding sequence ATGTGTAAAACAATTATAACAACAATGATGGTACTTGTAATGTCGGTAAATGCAAATCTTATCGTTAACGGCGGATTTGAGCAGCCGGAGCTGACGGAAACGGCTTATCTGCTCTCAGGTTCTGACATCCCGGGATGGACAATCTCTGAGGGCTACTCAGTCGATCTGATTTATCAGGACTGGGCTCCTGCTTCCGGCGACCAGAGCCTGGCACTTAACGGGCTTGACCCGGGCGTTATCAGCCAGCAGATAGCCACAATACCTCAGGCGATCTACGAGCTGACTTTCATGTACGCGGGCAACCCGGAAGTAGTAGGCGGAATCGTCAAGACTATTGTAACAGCAGCCGGCGTTTCGCAGCAGTTCGACTTTGACACAACCGGCTACACAAGAGCAAATATGGGCTGGACGCAACAGGTAATGAACTTCTCCGCAACAGAAGAAGTTACCACAATAAGTTTCCAAAGCCTGATCCCAGGCGCTGACAGCCCGGCGTTTGACGATGTTGCAGTAGAGATGGTTCAGATACCTGAGCCGGCAACGATGCTTCTACTCGCTATCGGCGGAATCTTCGCTGCCAGAAAAAAATAA
- the rpmB gene encoding 50S ribosomal protein L28: MSRVCHFTGRRTTAGRSIVRSGKPKRRGGVGLNIRGVSRRKFKPNIQKVRAVVDGKVTRINVSAKAIKMGLVVKPPKRNWKAAEAAE; encoded by the coding sequence ATGTCAAGAGTATGTCATTTTACAGGTAGAAGAACAACTGCAGGCCGCAGCATAGTACGAAGCGGTAAGCCCAAACGCAGGGGCGGTGTTGGTCTCAATATTCGCGGCGTGAGCAGAAGGAAGTTCAAACCGAACATCCAGAAGGTACGCGCTGTCGTTGACGGCAAGGTTACGCGTATCAACGTATCGGCCAAGGCCATAAAGATGGGCCTTGTTGTCAAGCCGCCAAAGAGAAACTGGAAAGCGGCCGAAGCAGCCGAATAA
- the gatC gene encoding Asp-tRNA(Asn)/Glu-tRNA(Gln) amidotransferase subunit GatC has translation MSSKITEQQVRDVALLSRLNLSETEIHDFADQLSSILSYVDKLNELDTEGIEPLAHCLPVSNVFRADEPHQPLDREQALHNAPHRDEEFFRVPPILDDNSGA, from the coding sequence ATGTCATCAAAAATCACAGAACAACAGGTCCGCGACGTGGCACTGCTTTCGCGGCTGAATCTCAGCGAGACGGAGATCCATGATTTCGCCGACCAGCTCAGCTCAATCCTGAGCTACGTTGACAAGCTCAATGAGCTCGATACAGAGGGCATCGAGCCGCTGGCGCATTGTCTGCCGGTCTCGAACGTATTCCGCGCCGATGAGCCGCACCAGCCGCTGGACAGGGAACAGGCCCTGCACAATGCGCCGCACCGAGATGAAGAGTTTTTCCGCGTACCTCCAATACTTGACGATAATTCCGGGGCATAA
- a CDS encoding choice-of-anchor C family protein codes for MCKLLTTLMFACAICANAMVTNGGFEAPDASGNSSGFTRYGPGLDINGWVVIQSVDLVNELWPAYSGEQSLDLNASSPGIIAQELQTVPGATYELSFMLAANPTTPYPPTMKLMRTKIADAPVGAFIDYKQFNFDAAGRTYQDMGWREEIWLFTAQKESTWLIFESLNNGECGVALDDIAVNLVQIPEPATLVVLAVGGLLARKRK; via the coding sequence ATGTGTAAATTACTAACAACCTTGATGTTTGCTTGCGCAATATGCGCAAATGCAATGGTAACTAACGGCGGTTTTGAGGCACCTGACGCCTCGGGAAATTCAAGCGGATTCACACGTTACGGCCCCGGCCTTGACATTAACGGATGGGTCGTTATCCAGAGCGTTGACCTGGTCAACGAGCTGTGGCCGGCTTATTCCGGCGAGCAGAGCCTGGATTTGAATGCAAGTTCGCCGGGCATAATAGCCCAAGAGCTGCAAACAGTTCCGGGGGCAACCTATGAATTATCCTTCATGCTTGCCGCAAACCCGACGACACCCTATCCGCCGACAATGAAACTTATGCGTACAAAAATCGCAGATGCGCCTGTCGGTGCTTTTATCGACTATAAGCAGTTCAATTTTGATGCCGCGGGCAGGACCTATCAGGATATGGGCTGGAGAGAAGAGATATGGCTCTTCACAGCTCAAAAGGAATCTACCTGGCTGATCTTCGAAAGCCTCAATAATGGCGAATGCGGTGTGGCTCTTGATGATATCGCTGTAAATCTTGTCCAGATACCTGAACCGGCAACACTTGTTGTTCTTGCAGTCGGCGGCCTTCTGGCACGTAAAAGAAAATAA